Proteins co-encoded in one Burkholderiales bacterium genomic window:
- the pilB gene encoding type IV-A pilus assembly ATPase PilB: MVAATLQSNLTGLGRALVQKGKLRELEAETLQSQAASAQLSFAEQLLLSKKMNARELAEFAAYTFGFPLFDLNAFDPDHLPKKLIDSKVMQTRRVLPLYKRGNRLFLGVSDPSNRTALEDIKFQTGLIIDPIVVEDDKLSALIHKTVETSDVNLTDLVGDDVTLEFADAEAQATADDSADVDDAPVVKYLQKILLDAINSNVSDIHFEPYEKFFRIRYRMDGVLYEISQPPLAIKEKIASRIKVISKMDISEKRVPQDGRTKLVMSKSRAIDFRVSSLPTLFGEKIVMRILDPSSAQLGIDALGYDPDQKQLLMNAIARPYGMILVTGPTGSGKTVSLYTCLNILNKPGTNISTAEDPSEINLPGVNQVNVNDKAGLTFSAALRAFLRQDPDVIMVGEIRDLETAEIAIKAAQTGHLVLSTLHTNDAPSTLTRLMNMGIAPFNIASSVLMITAQRLARRLCSCKRPADIPIEALLAAGFTEEDVDGSWEPYHQVGCDICKNTGYKGRVGLYQVMPISDEMTRIIMRQGNAIDIADQAKRDGISDLRRAGLLKVKLGMTSLEEVEAVTNE; the protein is encoded by the coding sequence ATGGTTGCAGCAACTTTGCAAAGTAATTTAACCGGTTTGGGTCGGGCTCTCGTGCAAAAGGGCAAACTGCGCGAGCTCGAAGCCGAAACGCTGCAGTCGCAGGCGGCTTCCGCGCAACTGAGCTTTGCCGAGCAACTGCTCCTGAGCAAAAAGATGAATGCGCGCGAACTCGCGGAATTCGCCGCTTACACATTCGGTTTCCCGTTATTCGATCTGAATGCATTCGACCCCGATCACCTGCCGAAGAAGCTGATCGATAGCAAGGTCATGCAGACGCGGCGCGTATTGCCCTTATACAAGCGAGGCAATCGTCTTTTCCTCGGCGTATCCGATCCCAGCAATCGGACCGCACTCGAGGACATCAAGTTTCAGACCGGCCTCATCATCGATCCGATCGTCGTAGAAGACGACAAACTCTCGGCTTTGATTCACAAGACTGTCGAAACCAGCGATGTCAACCTGACCGATCTGGTCGGCGACGACGTGACGCTCGAATTCGCTGATGCCGAGGCGCAAGCCACGGCGGACGATAGCGCCGATGTCGACGATGCGCCGGTCGTAAAGTACCTGCAAAAGATCCTGCTCGACGCAATCAATTCCAACGTTTCCGATATTCACTTCGAGCCGTACGAAAAATTCTTCCGGATTCGCTACCGCATGGATGGCGTCCTCTACGAGATTTCGCAGCCGCCGCTCGCGATCAAGGAAAAAATCGCTTCGCGCATCAAGGTGATATCCAAGATGGACATCTCCGAAAAACGCGTGCCGCAGGACGGCAGGACCAAGTTGGTGATGTCGAAATCGCGGGCAATCGATTTTCGGGTGAGTTCGCTGCCGACGCTGTTCGGCGAGAAAATCGTCATGCGGATTCTCGATCCGTCGAGCGCCCAACTCGGTATCGATGCGCTGGGTTACGACCCGGATCAAAAACAATTATTGATGAATGCCATCGCCAGGCCCTACGGAATGATCCTGGTTACCGGCCCGACTGGCAGCGGCAAGACGGTCTCGCTGTACACCTGTCTGAACATTCTGAACAAGCCGGGCACCAATATTTCGACTGCCGAAGATCCGTCCGAAATCAATCTGCCGGGCGTCAATCAAGTGAACGTCAACGACAAGGCCGGATTGACTTTTTCAGCGGCGCTACGCGCTTTTCTACGTCAGGATCCGGACGTCATAATGGTCGGCGAAATTCGCGATCTGGAAACCGCCGAAATCGCGATCAAAGCCGCGCAGACCGGTCACCTGGTACTGTCGACCCTGCATACCAACGATGCGCCCAGCACGTTGACGCGGCTGATGAACATGGGAATTGCGCCATTCAATATCGCGTCGTCGGTGCTGATGATCACGGCGCAACGGCTGGCGCGGCGCCTGTGCAGTTGCAAACGCCCGGCCGATATCCCGATCGAGGCGTTGCTCGCCGCCGGTTTTACCGAAGAAGACGTCGATGGAAGCTGGGAGCCCTATCACCAGGTCGGCTGCGATATCTGCAAAAACACCGGTTACAAGGGACGCGTCGGGCTATATCAGGTAATGCCGATTTCCGACGAGATGACGCGCATCATCATGCGCC
- the ccsA gene encoding cytochrome c biogenesis protein CcsA, with product MSGILPYLINALLYAVLAIHFWRGAWRPQAGAALGGPLPIAADTHSNDSRQRSNWLDQLAVFVPLALHTALLYRLLFADGGLHLGVGVAISAILWLTVLIYWLGNFFYNLRGLQTLVIPIAAFCAAAPAAFPALHPLENTASPAFRAHLLIGLLAYSLFTIASLHVILMTMLERRLHSGAMPPILHGLPPLLTMEKLLFRIIAAGFALLTLTLVSGFIFSENLFGKPLPLTHKTVFALLSWLIFALLLSGRRFYGWRGSTAVRWTLAGFITLVLAYIGSRLVLEVILQR from the coding sequence ATGTCCGGCATTTTACCTTATCTCATCAATGCACTGCTGTATGCGGTGCTCGCTATTCACTTCTGGCGCGGCGCCTGGCGTCCGCAAGCAGGCGCCGCGCTCGGTGGACCGCTACCGATCGCTGCTGATACGCACAGCAATGATTCCCGGCAGCGCAGCAATTGGCTCGATCAGCTCGCTGTTTTTGTTCCACTCGCCCTCCATACCGCGTTGTTGTATCGACTGCTGTTCGCGGACGGCGGCCTGCACCTCGGTGTTGGTGTCGCTATTTCCGCAATCCTCTGGCTTACGGTGCTGATCTACTGGCTCGGCAATTTTTTTTACAACCTGCGAGGTTTGCAAACGCTGGTCATCCCGATCGCGGCGTTTTGCGCTGCGGCGCCTGCGGCCTTCCCCGCGCTGCATCCGCTCGAAAATACGGCTTCGCCGGCGTTCCGCGCGCATCTGCTGATCGGCCTGCTCGCCTATAGCCTGTTCACGATCGCTTCGTTGCATGTCATTTTGATGACCATGCTCGAGCGACGGCTGCATAGCGGCGCAATGCCGCCGATACTGCACGGACTGCCCCCGCTGCTGACTATGGAGAAACTGCTGTTTCGAATCATCGCAGCGGGATTCGCGCTGCTGACGCTGACCTTGGTCAGCGGTTTCATTTTTTCCGAAAACCTGTTCGGAAAACCGCTGCCGTTGACCCACAAGACTGTTTTCGCGCTGTTGTCGTGGCTGATTTTCGCGCTGCTCCTGAGCGGACGAAGATTCTACGGATGGCGCGGGAGTACGGCGGTGCGCTGGACACTTGCCGGATTCATCACACTGGTGCTTGCTTACATCGGCAGTCGCCTCGTCCTCGAAGTCATTCTGCAGCGGTAA